One uncultured Flavobacterium sp. genomic window carries:
- a CDS encoding alpha/beta fold hydrolase codes for MENIPSPIIVQDFITESGASYLSLPLNFTISGLPLHSAPIVLVNHALTGNAEVTGENGWWNDLIGEEKTIDTNKYTILAFDVPGNGNDSFIIENYLDFTTRDVARIFIKGLEALNISQLHTIIGGSVGGGIAWEILALKPNITQNLIPIATDWKSTDWMIANCYLQEQILNNSSRPIEDARIHAMLCYRSPESFKEKFQRTINTNLSIFNIESWLAHHGEKLQKRYQLSSYKLMNQLLKTIDITRNSEDFETLMSKTNAAIHIIGINSDLFFTPKENRETFHELKKFKDNVFYSEIDSVHGHDAFLIEYKQLDHLLADIFKAETIEK; via the coding sequence TTGGAAAATATACCAAGTCCCATTATAGTTCAAGATTTCATCACCGAAAGTGGTGCGTCATACCTGTCATTACCATTAAATTTTACAATTTCTGGTTTGCCATTGCACAGCGCGCCTATTGTTTTGGTCAATCATGCATTGACAGGAAATGCTGAGGTAACCGGAGAGAATGGTTGGTGGAATGATTTAATAGGCGAAGAAAAAACAATAGATACCAACAAATACACTATTCTGGCATTTGATGTTCCGGGAAATGGTAATGATTCATTTATAATTGAAAATTATCTGGATTTTACCACAAGAGATGTTGCGCGAATTTTTATAAAAGGTTTAGAAGCTTTAAATATTAGTCAGCTGCACACCATTATTGGAGGTTCTGTTGGTGGAGGAATCGCCTGGGAAATTCTTGCATTGAAACCAAACATCACGCAAAACTTAATTCCCATTGCAACAGATTGGAAATCTACCGATTGGATGATTGCTAATTGCTACTTGCAAGAGCAAATCCTGAACAATTCTTCAAGACCTATTGAAGACGCCAGAATTCATGCAATGTTGTGTTACAGATCACCTGAATCATTCAAAGAAAAATTTCAACGTACAATAAATACCAATCTCTCTATTTTTAATATAGAAAGCTGGTTGGCACATCACGGCGAAAAACTACAAAAGAGATACCAATTGTCATCATATAAATTGATGAACCAATTGCTTAAAACCATAGATATTACCAGAAATAGTGAAGATTTTGAAACTTTAATGTCCAAAACAAATGCGGCGATTCATATTATCGGAATCAATTCAGATTTGTTTTTTACGCCAAAAGAAAATCGGGAAACTTTTCATGAATTAAAAAAGTTTAAAGACAATGTTTTTTACAGCGAAATAGATTCTGTTCACGGACATGACGCTTTTTTAATCGAGTACAAACAATTAGATCATTTACTTGCCGATATTTTTAAGGCAGAAACAATAGAAAAATAA